A genomic region of Fodinisporobacter ferrooxydans contains the following coding sequences:
- a CDS encoding Glu/Leu/Phe/Val family dehydrogenase, producing MSAEQNTADPNKEEQENLNVLTSTQLVIKDALIKLGYGQEMYELVKDPLRVLTVRIPVRMDDGTVKVFTGYRAQHNDAVGPTKGGIRFHPDVTEDEVKALSIWMSVKCGIANLPYGGGKGGIVCDPREMSFRELERLSRGYVRAISQIVGPTKDIPAPDVFTNSQTMAWMMDEYSRIREFDSPGFITGKPLALGGSLGRNTSTARGVAIAIAEAAKVKGIELQGARVIVQGFGNAGSYLAKFMHDVGAKIVGISDAYGALYSEEGLDIDYLLERRDSFGTVTKLFKNTISNQDVLVRDCDILVPAAIENQITIKNAHDIKAKIVVEAANGPTTLEATKILTDRGILLVPDVLANSGGVIVSYFEWVQNNQGFYWTEEEVEDRLEELLIRSFHTVYETARTRRVDMRLAAYMVGIRRMAEAVELRGWV from the coding sequence ATGAGTGCAGAACAAAATACTGCGGATCCGAATAAGGAAGAGCAAGAGAATTTAAACGTATTAACGAGTACTCAGCTTGTAATCAAGGATGCATTGATCAAACTTGGATATGGACAAGAGATGTACGAACTGGTGAAAGACCCGTTGCGTGTGCTGACCGTTCGAATTCCCGTGCGGATGGATGATGGAACGGTAAAAGTATTTACCGGGTACCGTGCACAACACAACGATGCTGTTGGACCGACAAAAGGCGGCATCCGTTTTCATCCGGATGTTACGGAAGATGAAGTAAAGGCATTAAGCATCTGGATGAGTGTCAAGTGCGGGATTGCCAATTTGCCATACGGAGGCGGCAAGGGCGGGATCGTTTGTGATCCGCGGGAAATGTCTTTCCGCGAATTGGAGCGTTTGAGCCGCGGCTATGTTCGCGCCATCAGCCAAATCGTAGGACCGACAAAAGACATACCGGCACCGGACGTATTTACCAATTCGCAAACGATGGCATGGATGATGGATGAGTACAGCCGCATTCGGGAGTTTGATTCTCCAGGTTTTATTACAGGAAAGCCGCTGGCCCTCGGCGGTTCTTTAGGTCGCAACACATCTACGGCCCGCGGTGTGGCCATTGCGATTGCCGAGGCTGCCAAAGTAAAAGGAATTGAATTGCAGGGAGCACGGGTGATCGTTCAGGGATTTGGCAATGCCGGAAGTTATTTGGCAAAATTCATGCATGATGTCGGCGCCAAAATTGTCGGTATCTCTGACGCATATGGTGCGCTTTATTCAGAAGAAGGCTTGGATATCGATTATCTGCTGGAGCGGCGGGATTCCTTCGGCACCGTTACAAAGCTGTTCAAAAATACGATCAGCAATCAGGATGTATTGGTTCGTGATTGCGATATTTTGGTGCCGGCAGCGATTGAAAACCAAATCACCATTAAAAATGCACATGATATTAAAGCGAAAATTGTCGTCGAAGCAGCTAACGGTCCAACGACATTGGAAGCTACGAAGATTTTGACAGATCGCGGCATTTTGCTCGTGCCAGACGTATTGGCAAACTCCGGCGGCGTGATTGTGAGTTATTTTGAATGGGTGCAAAACAATCAAGGGTTTTATTGGACAGAAGAAGAAGTGGAAGACCGCCTGGAAGAACTGTTGATCCGTTCCTTCCATACGGTTTATGAAACGGCTCGAACACGCCGTGTCGATATGCGTTTGGCTGCATATATGGTCGGGATTCGCCGGATGGCGGAAGCTGTTGAACTGCGGGGCTGGGTATAA
- a CDS encoding trans-sulfuration enzyme family protein: MNLETKLAQIGNRKDPATGAFNPPIHHSTTYRHPRLGESTGFDYTRTKNPTRQILEDAIADLEGGVRGFAYASGMAAVVGILTLFQPGDHLVLSDDLYGGTYRVMEQMFRQYGISGTYVDTGDLSAVRDAISENTKAVFIETPTNPLMKITDLRGVVKIAQEHDILTIVDNTFLSPYFQRPLELGADIVFHSATKYLGGHNDVLAGLVVAKSEDLAERLFFLQNSIGAVLGPQDCWLVMRGMKTLALRMQRHDANARILAEFLQNHPKIEKVLYPGLADHPGHLVQAQQSTGFGGMISFYVKKPEFVPQILERIQLIAFAESLGGPESMITFPARQTHADIPEDVRNAIGVTDTLLRFSVGLEHSEDLLADLEQALR, translated from the coding sequence ATGAATCTAGAAACAAAACTTGCGCAAATTGGAAATCGGAAAGATCCGGCAACAGGAGCATTTAATCCGCCCATTCACCATTCGACGACATATCGTCATCCGCGCTTGGGTGAAAGTACGGGATTTGATTATACAAGGACAAAGAATCCGACTCGCCAAATCCTCGAAGACGCCATTGCCGATTTGGAAGGCGGGGTGCGGGGATTTGCGTATGCCTCCGGGATGGCGGCGGTTGTAGGAATTTTAACGTTATTTCAACCGGGAGATCATCTCGTGTTATCGGATGATTTATATGGCGGCACCTATCGCGTGATGGAGCAAATGTTCCGCCAGTATGGAATTTCAGGCACATATGTAGATACAGGGGATTTGTCCGCTGTGCGGGATGCCATTTCTGAAAATACAAAGGCGGTTTTTATCGAAACGCCGACAAATCCGTTGATGAAAATTACCGATCTTCGCGGAGTTGTAAAAATCGCGCAAGAGCACGACATTTTGACAATTGTGGACAACACGTTTTTAAGCCCCTACTTCCAAAGACCGCTGGAATTGGGAGCGGATATTGTCTTTCATAGTGCAACAAAGTATTTGGGCGGTCATAATGACGTATTGGCCGGATTGGTTGTTGCAAAGTCCGAAGACTTGGCAGAACGATTGTTTTTTCTGCAAAATTCCATCGGTGCGGTATTGGGACCGCAGGATTGCTGGCTGGTCATGCGGGGAATGAAAACATTGGCATTACGGATGCAGCGACATGATGCAAATGCCCGTATTCTCGCGGAATTTTTGCAAAACCATCCAAAAATCGAAAAAGTGCTTTATCCGGGCCTCGCGGATCATCCTGGACATTTGGTGCAAGCACAGCAAAGTACGGGATTTGGCGGCATGATTTCCTTTTATGTCAAAAAACCGGAATTCGTCCCGCAAATTCTCGAACGAATTCAATTGATCGCATTTGCTGAAAGTCTTGGCGGTCCTGAATCCATGATCACATTTCCGGCACGGCAGACGCATGCCGACATTCCTGAAGACGTCAGAAATGCCATCGGTGTAACAGATACACTTTTGCGCTTTTCTGTGGGACTGGAACATTCGGAAGATCTGCTCGCCGATCTCGAACAAGCGCTGCGTTAA
- a CDS encoding M20/M25/M40 family metallo-hydrolase has protein sequence MREAQQRFLSRLLFKELQKQSPQILQDAEYLQTHPELAFDETHTSDYIFQAFCDAGLNPRRVAKTAVYADVGMQEPRFGLIADMDAMEVAGSVLHACGHHAQLTHLLGVMRVLATVQPESFHFGIRMIAAPAEELGFSLQRELSMMEGLVSSRSGKKCLDEAQVFQPLQTLICCHLADNLPSRTMVMGYQTNGCAVITLHIADTAGGGIFRLSQQIIRIIEKEARTFQHAHGKGMRECNVRFDLSGLSSGVMVLFVLGNHPSDFPCVMEVAEYIPQLLAEHFGNHLLTVLDLCDAYAPLKQNRELERMVMRHAEAVGFKIKSRQQHMDGYTDLGFLSNRLAVCQPLIGGTQGMTHTRDFRVVDLETAYLLPIRLLLDVIVDYFLNK, from the coding sequence ATGCGGGAAGCACAGCAGCGCTTTCTGTCCCGTTTGCTTTTCAAAGAATTGCAAAAACAATCGCCGCAAATATTGCAAGATGCCGAATATTTACAAACGCATCCGGAATTGGCATTTGATGAAACACATACGTCTGATTATATCTTTCAGGCATTTTGCGATGCCGGACTCAATCCGCGACGGGTGGCAAAGACAGCGGTGTATGCCGATGTGGGGATGCAAGAACCCCGTTTCGGATTGATCGCAGACATGGATGCAATGGAAGTTGCAGGGAGTGTTTTGCATGCATGCGGACATCATGCCCAACTGACTCATCTTTTGGGAGTTATGCGGGTGCTGGCAACGGTACAACCGGAATCTTTTCACTTTGGCATCCGCATGATTGCAGCACCGGCTGAGGAGTTAGGATTTTCCTTGCAACGAGAACTTTCAATGATGGAAGGGCTGGTTTCTTCACGTTCAGGAAAAAAGTGCCTGGATGAAGCGCAAGTCTTTCAACCGCTGCAAACTCTCATTTGTTGTCATTTGGCAGATAATCTGCCAAGTCGGACAATGGTGATGGGATACCAGACAAACGGATGTGCAGTGATTACACTGCACATCGCAGATACGGCAGGGGGGGGCATATTCCGGCTCTCCCAGCAGATCATTCGGATTATTGAAAAAGAGGCTCGGACTTTTCAGCATGCACATGGGAAAGGGATGCGGGAGTGTAATGTCCGCTTTGATTTGTCAGGTTTGTCTTCCGGAGTCATGGTTCTTTTTGTGTTAGGAAATCACCCGTCCGATTTCCCTTGCGTCATGGAAGTGGCAGAATACATCCCACAATTGCTTGCCGAACATTTTGGAAATCACTTGTTGACCGTTCTCGATCTCTGTGATGCGTATGCTCCGCTGAAGCAAAACCGGGAATTGGAGCGCATGGTGATGCGGCATGCGGAGGCTGTCGGGTTTAAAATAAAATCGCGGCAACAGCACATGGATGGATACACGGATCTGGGTTTTTTAAGCAATCGCCTGGCAGTTTGCCAACCGCTGATTGGCGGAACCCAAGGAATGACACACACCAGGGATTTTCGCGTTGTCGATCTGGAAACGGCGTATTTGCTGCCCATTCGCTTGCTTTTGGATGTGATTGTGGATTATTTTTTAAACAAGTAA